GCGGATCGCAACTTGCACCATTGAAAGTGCCCAGGTTGAAGTCCGGCAGCTTGCCGTCGAACAGGTGCGGGATCAGCGAGCGGATCGAGTGGGCATCCCACAACAACGCATAGCCGAACTCGTCGCGCAGGCGGTCCAGTTCACGACGAATCGTGTCGTGGTATGGCCGCCAGATCCCCTCCAGGTACGTTGCCCGTTCGTCGGCGGTCGGCACCTGGCCATCCTTGAACAACGGCTCGCCGTCAAACAAGGTCGCCGGGTACAAACCAGTGGTGGCGCCGACATAGAGCGGCTTGTCGTCATCCGGCCGGTTGAGATCGATGACGAACCGCGAGTACTCCGCCGCCACCACACTGGCACCCAGTTCACGGGCAAAGTCGTAAAGGCGCGGAATGTGCCAGTCGGTGTCCGGCAGGCTGCGTGCCGGCTCGACCAGCCCGTCGCGCACGGCGGCAGTCAGGTTCAACCCAGCGTGAGGCATGCTGATCAGCAGGGGCAGGCGGCCCTGGTGGAAAATCAAAACCTTGTCCATGTCGCCTCGCTCAATTGGATATTTCGTGGCCCAGGCGCACCACGCGCTTGGGCAGGTCGCCGCCGAGCCAGTAGCTGAGGTCGGCCGGGCGCTCGATCCGCCAGGCGACGAAGTCCGCCACCTTGCCCACTTCCAGCGAACCATGGCTGTGGCCCAGCCCCAGCGCGGTGGCGGCGTGCAGGGTGACACCCGCCAGGGCCTCTTCCGGGGT
This genomic stretch from Pseudomonas entomophila L48 harbors:
- the hutG gene encoding N-formylglutamate deformylase, with amino-acid sequence MDKVLIFHQGRLPLLISMPHAGLNLTAAVRDGLVEPARSLPDTDWHIPRLYDFARELGASVVAAEYSRFVIDLNRPDDDKPLYVGATTGLYPATLFDGEPLFKDGQVPTADERATYLEGIWRPYHDTIRRELDRLRDEFGYALLWDAHSIRSLIPHLFDGKLPDFNLGTFNGASCDPQLAERLLGVCAEFPAYSHVLNGRFKGGHITRHYGDPANQIHAVQLELGQCTYMNEVEPFGYREDLAQPTQVVLKRLLETVLAWGEERYRGGSRG